The Zingiber officinale cultivar Zhangliang chromosome 9A, Zo_v1.1, whole genome shotgun sequence genome window below encodes:
- the LOC122021854 gene encoding uncharacterized protein LOC122021854, whose protein sequence is MYAEAGIQFPAPFSQGFFNDCIGTGHYSDLPISDEGFISRFDLGVEDDWIDLINIVQVPTVSEYDMGGEGDLFKAPEPILEDLVFDPVTFAMSIISSRDVITETIKAADIKSIQNDHLSDIYYDCKDLMNEYEIEDTISELLDVKIPPLQVGEISTLEKANSAETSIQKTVNSADIKSFKKIMSGIYYEFKEDVLEKSEIQDTISELLVAKIPPVQMVDVSPLEKCISVDRSIQKSISSECLSSVEWIPSCTMGPDFLDFQGLDFEVALGLRRTHSDGDIQNLGNKNTNMRNTATVSSSFKKLLAISDNKTEQRRQKLSRYREKKSRRNFGRKIKYACRKALADNQPRVRGRFAKIKETKMSFQIVKDVEDGENPSEFPC, encoded by the exons ATGTATGCCGAGGCTGGGATTCAGTTTCCCGCGCCCTTCTCCCAGGGATTCTTCAACGACTGCATTGGCACCGGCCACTACTCCGATCTACCCATCTCCGACGAGGGATTCATCTCCCGATTCGATCTCGGGGTCGAGGATGATTGGATCGACTTG ATCAACATTGTACAAGTTCCCACAGTTTCAGAATATGATATGGGaggagaaggagatcttttcaaAGCACCAGAACCCATCTTAGAAGATCTTGTGTTCGACCCTGTGACCTTTGCGATGTCTATTATATCAAGCAGAGATGTCATCACAGAAACAATCAAGGCTGCAGATATAAAGTCCATTCAAAATGATCATCTGAGTGACATTTACTATGACTGCAAGGACCTTATGAACGAGTATGAGATTGAAGATACAATATCTGAACTCCTAGATGTGAAGATTCCTCCACTCCAAGTGGGTGAAATTTCAACATTAGAAAAAGCTAACTCTGCAGAAACATCAATTCAGAAAACTGTTAATTCTGCGGATATAAAGTCATTCAAAAAGATCATGAGTGGCATATACTATGAGTTTAAGGAGGATGTTTTGGAGAAGTCTGAAATACAAGACACGATTTCTGAGCTACTAGTTGCGAAGATTCCTCCAGTCCAAATGGTTGATGTTTCACCTCTCGAAAAATGTATCAGTGTGGACAGATCAATTCAGAAAAGCATCAGTTCTGAGTGCTTAAGCTCAGTGGAATGGATCCCTAGTTGCACTATGGGACCAGACTTCCTTGATTTCCAAGGATTGGACTTTGAAGTTGCGCTTGGCTTGAGGAGGACACACAGTGATGGAGATATCCAG aATCTTGGCAATAAAAACACAAACATGAGAAATACAGCCACTGTATCTTCTTCATTTAAGAAGCTCCTAGCCATTAGTGATAACAAGACAGAACAGCGACGACAAAAACTTTCCAGATATAGGGAGAAGAAGAGTAGGAGAAATTTTGGAAGGAAGATCAAG TATGCTTGTAGGAAGGCTCTTGCTGACAATCAGCCCAGAGTAAGGGGAAGGTTTGCAAAGATCAAAGAAACAAAAATGTCATTCCAAATTGTAAAAGATGTTGAAGATGGAGAAAACCCCAGTGAGTTTCCCTGTTAA